One window of the Gemmatimonadota bacterium genome contains the following:
- the purN gene encoding phosphoribosylglycinamide formyltransferase: protein MQLGFLASHRGTNLQAILDACKTGRLQARPRAVISNNSDSGALQRARKMGVPAAHLSTYTHPKPGALDEAILAILQAYGVEVVCLAGYMKRLGPRTLAAYRGRVLNIHPSLLPRFGGQGFYGDVVHRTVLAAGERETGATVHLVDEEYDHGQVLDQVQVPVEPGDSVETLASRVLQQEHRLYVRTLQRIAAGEIELQGL, encoded by the coding sequence TTGCAACTGGGCTTTCTGGCTTCGCACAGAGGCACCAATTTGCAGGCTATCCTCGATGCTTGCAAAACAGGACGCTTGCAGGCCAGGCCCCGGGCGGTCATCAGCAATAACTCGGATTCCGGTGCTCTACAGCGGGCGAGAAAGATGGGCGTGCCAGCAGCACATTTGAGTACTTATACCCATCCCAAGCCCGGTGCTCTGGATGAGGCTATTCTGGCGATTTTGCAGGCGTATGGGGTCGAGGTGGTCTGCCTTGCCGGGTATATGAAACGGTTGGGGCCGCGGACTTTGGCCGCGTACAGGGGGCGCGTTCTCAATATCCATCCATCCCTGTTGCCCAGGTTTGGCGGTCAGGGTTTTTACGGAGATGTCGTGCATCGGACGGTGTTGGCCGCGGGTGAGCGCGAGACCGGGGCTACGGTGCATCTGGTTGACGAAGAATACGACCACGGTCAGGTTTTGGACCAGGTCCAGGTGCCGGTTGAGCCTGGGGATTCGGTCGAGACTCTGGCGTCCCGGGTGCTGCAACAGGAACACAGGCTTTACGTCCGGACGTTGCAGCGCATTGCCGCTGGTGAGATTGAGTTGCAAGGGCTATAG
- a CDS encoding sulfatase yields the protein MEMGKPNIIFILLDDYGWADTTCYGSEFYETPNLDRLCAEGMKFTDAYASCPVCSPTRASVMSGKYPARVGVTNFIDWAGRNHPNRGKLIDVPYFRYLPHEERSVAQAMKDGGYATWHVGKWHLGGPAFYPDEHGFEVNVGGCEHGSPGRGGYFSPWTIPVLDDVDVPDGTYLTDYLTDRVIDLIENRDGRPFFLNLWYYTVHTPIQAKREKIEKYEEKAKKMGLDKIEPFEEGDFFPGEHKKDRRITRRTVQSDPVYAAMIESMDESVGRILDALEAAGIADNTAIMFTSDNGGLATSEGSPTCNAPLAEGKGWMYEGGTREPLIVKWPGVTQAGSVCDVPVTSTDYYPTILEMAGLDLIPDQHCDGVSIAPLLRGDDLARDAIFWHFPHYGNQGGTPGSSVRAGDYKLIEFFESGHVELYNLREDIGEENDLADELPDVRDRLHELLKGWQEEIEAKIPEENPDFEPWQERPVWETNRGR from the coding sequence ATGGAAATGGGCAAACCCAATATTATTTTTATTTTGTTGGACGATTACGGATGGGCAGATACGACGTGTTACGGGAGTGAATTTTACGAGACGCCCAATCTGGATCGGTTGTGCGCCGAGGGGATGAAGTTTACAGATGCGTACGCGTCGTGTCCGGTGTGTTCGCCAACGCGCGCGAGTGTGATGAGTGGCAAATATCCCGCGCGGGTTGGGGTGACGAATTTTATTGATTGGGCCGGGAGAAATCATCCCAATCGCGGAAAATTGATCGATGTGCCCTATTTCAGGTATTTGCCCCATGAAGAGCGCTCGGTTGCACAGGCGATGAAGGACGGGGGATATGCGACCTGGCATGTTGGCAAATGGCATTTGGGTGGACCCGCATTTTATCCCGATGAACACGGGTTTGAGGTGAATGTGGGCGGATGCGAACACGGTTCTCCCGGGCGCGGGGGTTATTTTAGTCCCTGGACGATTCCGGTGCTGGATGATGTGGATGTGCCAGATGGCACGTATTTGACGGATTATTTGACGGATCGCGTGATAGATTTGATCGAGAACCGCGATGGTCGCCCGTTTTTCTTGAATTTGTGGTATTATACGGTGCATACGCCCATTCAGGCGAAGCGAGAAAAGATTGAGAAGTACGAAGAGAAAGCGAAGAAGATGGGTCTGGATAAAATTGAGCCGTTTGAAGAGGGTGATTTTTTTCCGGGGGAACACAAGAAGGACAGGCGCATTACGCGGCGGACGGTGCAGTCCGATCCGGTGTACGCCGCGATGATCGAGAGCATGGATGAGAGTGTGGGGCGCATTTTGGACGCGCTGGAAGCAGCGGGTATTGCCGATAATACCGCGATTATGTTTACTTCAGATAATGGTGGGTTGGCGACGAGTGAAGGTTCGCCGACGTGCAATGCGCCGCTCGCCGAGGGCAAGGGCTGGATGTATGAAGGCGGAACGCGAGAGCCGCTGATTGTCAAATGGCCCGGTGTGACACAGGCGGGGTCTGTTTGTGATGTTCCGGTGACGAGTACAGATTATTATCCGACGATACTGGAAATGGCGGGTCTGGATTTGATTCCCGATCAGCATTGCGATGGCGTGAGTATCGCGCCTTTGTTGAGGGGGGACGATCTGGCGCGCGATGCGATTTTCTGGCATTTTCCGCATTATGGCAATCAGGGAGGGACACCTGGATCTTCGGTTCGAGCGGGGGATTATAAGCTGATCGAGTTTTTTGAATCCGGGCATGTCGAGTTGTACAATTTGCGAGAGGATATTGGTGAGGAGAATGATCTGGCAGATGAATTGCCCGATGTACGAGATCGGTTGCACGAGCTTCTGAAGGGATGGCAGGAGGAGATCGAAGCCAAAATTCCCGAGGAGAATCCAGATTTTGAGCCGTGGCAGGAAAGACCGGTTTGGGAGACAAATCGAGGGAGATAG
- a CDS encoding sterol desaturase family protein yields the protein MADTRVEKEVVDGVARDESGEWQPAKRPAPAPIFAWPPRPVEALKWMFGFPGYLWPWNAIYMLIAIGTWLYLQPALERCVEFRVDWIAEMYVRNIAMLIVIAGAWHVYFYRFKAQGMRYKYTSKWLATSNRKFLWGNQLRDNIFWSCVSGGTIWTAYEVVSMWAFANEIIPYVDWRTEPIYFVALLCGIQFWRLFHFYWTHRLTHWKPLYKSAHYLHHKNINIGPWSGLAMHPIEHLLYFSCILIHWVVPSHPIHMLMNAQHAAFTPAQGHVGFDKIEVGGSDRMPAASFFHQLHHRYFECNYGENDFPFDYWFGTFHDGSPESHASMRAKRKAVHQI from the coding sequence ATGGCTGATACCAGAGTGGAGAAGGAAGTTGTAGATGGCGTTGCCCGAGATGAAAGTGGCGAGTGGCAGCCCGCAAAACGCCCGGCGCCTGCGCCGATTTTTGCATGGCCTCCGCGTCCTGTTGAGGCGTTGAAGTGGATGTTTGGTTTTCCGGGCTATTTGTGGCCATGGAATGCGATTTATATGCTTATTGCCATTGGAACATGGCTTTATTTGCAGCCCGCGCTTGAGCGCTGTGTGGAATTTCGCGTGGATTGGATTGCCGAGATGTATGTGCGGAATATTGCGATGTTAATCGTTATTGCGGGCGCGTGGCATGTGTATTTCTACAGGTTCAAGGCGCAGGGCATGCGGTATAAATACACGTCGAAATGGCTCGCGACATCAAATCGCAAGTTTTTGTGGGGCAATCAATTGCGCGATAATATTTTTTGGAGTTGTGTGAGTGGGGGGACGATCTGGACGGCTTATGAAGTGGTTTCTATGTGGGCGTTTGCCAATGAGATAATTCCCTATGTCGATTGGCGCACAGAACCGATCTACTTTGTTGCGTTGCTGTGCGGTATTCAGTTCTGGCGGCTTTTCCATTTTTATTGGACTCACCGCCTGACCCATTGGAAACCGCTGTACAAGTCCGCGCATTATTTGCATCACAAGAATATCAATATCGGGCCGTGGTCCGGGCTGGCTATGCATCCGATTGAGCATTTGTTGTATTTTAGCTGTATTCTGATTCACTGGGTGGTGCCGTCCCATCCGATTCACATGTTGATGAATGCACAACATGCGGCGTTTACGCCGGCGCAGGGTCATGTGGGGTTTGATAAAATTGAGGTGGGAGGGAGTGATAGGATGCCTGCGGCGTCATTTTTTCACCAGTTGCATCACCGCTATTTTGAGTGCAATTACGGGGAGAATGATTTCCCGTTCGATTACTGGTTCGGTACGTTTCACGATGGGTCGCCAGAATCACACGCCAGTATGCGCGCGAAGCGCAAGGCGGTGCATCAGATTTAA
- a CDS encoding dihydrodipicolinate synthase family protein: protein MTTQTRKSPDEIKNLLEGPVTSIPTPFLSNGDIDWNGVGNIIEIGIGGGSGVILLTAGDSQYFCLSEDEIAQLTQFTIARTAGRALTIAATGAWPTRQAEAFAHRCIEWGADALMSVTTFHGSDPEGVAAHNAAISKIIPVMLVGYPSHRALDMLIDEPGICCFKEDGDTAYAVETLQKYGHHWKIMTGGTLWRHLLEWPFGCTTFMDWSTSFAPHIGSDFHQALCRNDIAEARRITVEIERPLWDLQPNFRGGWQTMWRAILELYGVSARYLRSPQLSATEKDMEFLRASLDQIDLLPE from the coding sequence ATGACCACACAAACGCGAAAATCGCCCGATGAAATCAAAAACCTCCTCGAAGGTCCTGTCACATCAATACCGACACCTTTTCTCTCAAATGGAGACATCGACTGGAACGGCGTGGGCAACATCATCGAAATCGGTATTGGAGGCGGCAGCGGCGTCATTTTACTGACAGCGGGCGACAGCCAATACTTCTGCCTGAGCGAAGACGAAATCGCGCAACTCACACAATTTACCATCGCGCGCACCGCCGGTCGCGCCCTCACCATCGCCGCGACCGGGGCATGGCCCACCCGGCAAGCAGAAGCGTTCGCCCACAGGTGTATCGAATGGGGCGCAGATGCGCTCATGTCCGTCACCACATTCCACGGCTCAGACCCCGAAGGCGTGGCCGCCCACAATGCCGCAATCAGTAAAATCATCCCGGTGATGCTCGTCGGCTATCCCTCGCACCGCGCACTGGATATGCTCATAGACGAACCCGGCATCTGCTGCTTCAAAGAAGACGGCGACACGGCCTATGCCGTAGAAACCCTGCAAAAATACGGCCACCACTGGAAAATCATGACCGGAGGCACCCTGTGGCGTCACCTCCTCGAATGGCCCTTTGGCTGCACCACCTTCATGGACTGGTCCACCTCATTCGCCCCCCACATCGGCTCGGATTTTCACCAGGCTCTATGCCGCAACGACATAGCCGAAGCGCGGCGAATCACCGTCGAAATCGAACGCCCGCTCTGGGATCTGCAGCCCAATTTCCGGGGCGGATGGCAAACCATGTGGCGCGCCATCCTTGAACTCTACGGCGTCTCCGCCCGATATCTCAGATCACCCCAACTCTCTGCCACGGAAAAAGACATGGAATTTCTCCGCGCATCTCTGGATCAAATCGACCTGCTTCCGGAATAA
- a CDS encoding phytanoyl-CoA dioxygenase family protein, whose amino-acid sequence MDREEMSNEENYAFDVAGYLHVPGVLSRGEVEALNRALDEAGASEGMLGWEAPQRDLFRDLLVHPQLVWYLNQIIGHGFRLDQAPRLLGSREGENGQGLVGGDEPRNPSRAYFLQNGRRSCQGVKAIWVLEDVEDGDGGLVVVQASHKSNVETPEDLATGQDDMGLVKQPVLKAGDLFLLAEPALQGMRPWTGVPKRLLTYWYAGRAVIQSNGPGPGAEIETRPEWSESAPPEQKAVMYRPGAKGSNPPPVLNTDGEKTWVEESSEVIHPSIYIRDPNSKIDEKEFYFWDLNGYLVVRGVMDEEWLEKANEAVDKFQDRIEVGAELARGSKSQAGTGRPLLPGLVDLPAPYCDPFRRMIAHPAVVHRLNWMGASGYRTGGGTVFCAVQGTSGHALHDGNEPMSPSRGYQFKNGRSYCETVTITWQLRDVEPDLGGFACVPGSHKTQYSMPPGIRTCDETMGLVVQPAMKAGDVLFFMDGGCTHGALAWKNPIPRRGVLVKYQSKNSNWGGGVIDPQERWGDMVEDMTEEQFAVMRGPERDGWDRTVPRLVVRDGQVHVSYDPEGDRYAASYRKPGEKSG is encoded by the coding sequence ATGGACCGGGAAGAGATGAGCAATGAAGAGAATTATGCGTTTGATGTCGCCGGATATTTGCATGTACCAGGGGTGTTGAGTCGGGGGGAAGTTGAGGCTTTGAACAGGGCACTGGACGAGGCGGGTGCGTCTGAAGGCATGCTGGGCTGGGAGGCACCCCAGCGAGATCTGTTTCGAGATTTGCTGGTGCATCCGCAACTGGTGTGGTATTTGAACCAGATTATTGGGCATGGGTTCCGACTGGATCAGGCACCCCGGTTGCTGGGGAGCCGGGAAGGGGAGAACGGACAGGGGCTGGTGGGCGGAGATGAACCTCGAAATCCATCCCGGGCTTATTTTCTTCAAAATGGTCGCCGGTCGTGCCAGGGGGTGAAGGCGATCTGGGTGCTGGAGGATGTGGAGGATGGAGATGGCGGACTTGTGGTGGTTCAGGCGAGCCACAAGAGCAATGTGGAAACACCCGAGGATTTGGCGACGGGGCAGGACGATATGGGGCTGGTGAAACAACCGGTTCTGAAGGCGGGCGATTTATTTTTGCTGGCAGAACCTGCGTTGCAGGGGATGCGTCCGTGGACGGGGGTGCCGAAACGGCTGTTGACGTACTGGTATGCGGGGCGAGCGGTCATCCAGTCTAATGGACCGGGACCAGGTGCTGAGATCGAAACGCGACCCGAGTGGTCGGAGAGTGCGCCTCCCGAACAGAAGGCGGTGATGTACAGGCCGGGGGCTAAGGGATCTAATCCACCGCCAGTGCTGAATACCGATGGTGAAAAGACGTGGGTGGAAGAGAGTTCTGAGGTGATTCATCCTTCGATTTATATTCGGGATCCAAATTCAAAAATTGATGAGAAAGAATTTTATTTTTGGGATTTGAATGGGTATCTGGTGGTGCGCGGGGTGATGGATGAGGAATGGCTGGAAAAAGCGAATGAGGCGGTGGATAAATTTCAGGACCGGATTGAGGTTGGTGCAGAACTGGCGCGCGGTTCAAAGAGTCAGGCAGGGACGGGGCGGCCGTTATTGCCGGGGCTGGTGGATTTGCCCGCGCCTTATTGCGATCCGTTTCGGCGGATGATTGCCCATCCCGCTGTGGTGCATCGGCTGAATTGGATGGGAGCCAGCGGATATCGCACGGGTGGTGGTACGGTGTTTTGCGCGGTGCAAGGGACGTCGGGCCACGCGTTGCACGATGGGAATGAGCCGATGAGTCCTTCGCGGGGCTACCAGTTTAAGAATGGGCGGAGTTATTGCGAGACGGTGACGATTACGTGGCAGTTGCGGGATGTGGAGCCGGATTTGGGTGGGTTTGCCTGTGTGCCGGGTTCTCATAAGACGCAGTATTCAATGCCTCCGGGAATCCGCACATGCGACGAGACGATGGGCCTGGTGGTGCAGCCGGCAATGAAAGCGGGAGATGTGTTATTTTTTATGGATGGCGGGTGTACACACGGCGCGTTGGCATGGAAAAATCCGATTCCCAGACGGGGCGTGCTGGTTAAATATCAGTCTAAAAATTCCAACTGGGGCGGTGGCGTGATCGATCCCCAGGAGCGCTGGGGCGATATGGTCGAAGATATGACCGAGGAACAGTTTGCGGTTATGCGCGGTCCCGAGCGCGATGGATGGGATCGCACAGTGCCCAGGTTGGTCGTACGGGATGGACAAGTGCATGTGTCGTACGACCCAGAGGGGGATCGGTACGCGGCGTCTTATCGCAAGCCGGGGGAGAAGTCGGGATAG
- a CDS encoding Gfo/Idh/MocA family oxidoreductase: MTTNTIRVGIIGTGSRGINCISHQIAEQASDLDITITAFCNRTESRMHIALEDVNRIAAAAGNRTFSPTFYSDPTALIADDNVDLVVITTPTAAHREAAIPALRSGKKVYLDKPIAHTLEDAIAIQKEEHNTNNPMIMGFTRRYEQPWIELYNLLKSGVIGDLKMMLIRAVIPYTHYFMTWHRTRSLSGGALNDKASHYTDVFNWFAGDHCLQVNAFGGRNLFEVREDAPEFCAVCDDWTCPYRAELVETGTQDQARGAIDQTFAQETDPMRRKDNCVYKPGADIFDHASIHFQYDNGIVASIFYAIYGPQAEDEETFELVGTKGRMILTRLRGEIDLVTDYGERREEIIQCKAEAFETSHFGADRKLVQEIAKFARGGPSPVDGQYGMEATRMILSAIQSIDQGGETVRLANGPI; this comes from the coding sequence GTGACAACAAACACCATTCGCGTGGGCATCATCGGAACTGGCAGCCGTGGCATCAACTGTATTAGCCATCAAATTGCCGAACAAGCCAGCGACCTGGACATCACAATCACCGCCTTCTGCAACCGAACAGAAAGCCGAATGCACATCGCCCTTGAAGATGTGAACAGGATCGCGGCGGCAGCGGGCAACAGAACTTTTTCACCCACATTCTACAGCGATCCAACAGCCCTGATTGCCGACGATAACGTAGATCTGGTTGTCATCACCACGCCCACGGCAGCCCACCGCGAAGCGGCAATACCCGCACTGCGCTCGGGCAAAAAGGTCTATCTGGACAAGCCCATCGCACATACGCTTGAAGACGCCATAGCCATTCAAAAAGAAGAGCACAACACAAATAATCCGATGATCATGGGCTTTACCAGGCGCTATGAACAGCCCTGGATCGAACTCTACAACCTGCTGAAAAGCGGCGTCATTGGCGACCTCAAAATGATGCTCATTCGCGCCGTAATCCCCTACACGCATTATTTTATGACCTGGCACCGCACGCGATCCTTAAGCGGTGGTGCGCTCAACGACAAAGCATCGCACTACACAGACGTATTCAACTGGTTTGCGGGGGACCACTGTCTCCAGGTCAACGCCTTTGGGGGGCGCAACCTCTTTGAAGTGCGCGAAGACGCCCCTGAATTTTGTGCTGTCTGCGACGACTGGACCTGTCCTTATCGAGCGGAGTTGGTCGAAACGGGCACACAGGATCAGGCTCGGGGCGCGATTGACCAGACCTTCGCCCAGGAAACCGATCCCATGCGCCGAAAAGACAACTGCGTATATAAACCCGGCGCAGACATCTTCGACCACGCATCCATCCACTTCCAGTACGACAACGGAATCGTCGCATCCATCTTCTACGCCATTTACGGTCCCCAAGCCGAAGACGAAGAAACCTTTGAACTCGTCGGCACAAAAGGCCGAATGATCCTGACGCGCCTGAGGGGCGAAATCGACCTCGTAACGGACTATGGGGAACGCAGAGAAGAAATCATACAATGCAAAGCCGAAGCCTTTGAAACCTCTCACTTCGGCGCAGACCGCAAGCTGGTTCAGGAAATTGCCAAATTTGCCCGCGGCGGTCCATCCCCAGTAGATGGCCAATACGGCATGGAAGCCACGCGAATGATCCTATCTGCAATACAATCCATCGACCAGGGCGGCGAAACGGTTCGCCTCGCCAATGGACCAATATAA
- a CDS encoding ThuA domain-containing protein, whose product MDDSIKVAVVTGGHRFDVPNFHGLFRKLEGVDAYIQSLEDFASPRAEERDFYDAVVFYNMHKEGPTDEVRSGWMGRPLSALESWLATGKGVVLLHHAILAFPNWDPWVQMAGVVAGSFESFSHDEVMRIAVEDRDHPITREISDWEMIDETYVMDEPDSDSHLLLTTDHPVCMKSIGWTRQYNGTRVFCFQSGHDNQTWKDGNFQSVLMRGIQWVSGRI is encoded by the coding sequence ATGGACGATTCTATTAAGGTTGCGGTGGTGACCGGCGGCCACCGTTTTGATGTGCCGAATTTTCACGGGTTGTTTCGCAAGCTGGAAGGCGTGGATGCCTATATTCAGTCTCTGGAGGATTTTGCATCGCCGCGAGCAGAGGAGCGCGATTTCTACGATGCGGTTGTGTTTTACAATATGCACAAGGAAGGTCCGACAGATGAGGTCCGTTCCGGGTGGATGGGGCGACCTCTAAGCGCGCTGGAATCATGGCTGGCGACGGGTAAGGGTGTTGTGTTGTTGCACCACGCGATTTTGGCATTTCCAAATTGGGATCCCTGGGTGCAGATGGCCGGTGTTGTCGCGGGGTCGTTTGAATCGTTCAGCCACGATGAGGTGATGCGGATTGCGGTAGAGGATAGGGATCATCCGATTACGCGGGAGATATCCGATTGGGAGATGATCGATGAGACTTATGTGATGGATGAGCCGGATTCGGATAGCCATTTGCTGTTGACGACAGATCACCCGGTGTGTATGAAGTCGATTGGCTGGACGCGGCAATACAATGGTACGCGGGTGTTTTGCTTCCAAAGTGGGCACGACAATCAGACGTGGAAGGATGGAAATTTTCAGTCGGTGTTAATGCGGGGTATTCAGTGGGTCAGCGGGAGGATTTAG
- a CDS encoding phytanoyl-CoA dioxygenase family protein yields the protein MDREAMSNEENYSFDVAGYLHIPGVLNRGEVKALNEALDKGGESEGMLRWDSPLRDLFRDLMIHPQLVWYLNQIVGHGFRLDREPELLCDETWDVEAPLVGGNEPRNPARAYYFQNGRRYCQAVRAIWALEDVEEGDGGFVMVPCTHKVNVETPEDVATGVDDMGLTFQPKLKAGDLFLVAGTVLQGVRPSKGSRRLLSYEYVGRAAIQSAGTGPMVAEDPSPEWQEEISPEQRASLYKPDYAYSTPPPVIVTDGETVKIDESREVFHPSIYSRDPNSNIEEKEFYFWELNGYLILKGVMDEEWLEKANEAVDKFEDQIVVQEELSRGSKSLAGTGRPVLGGLLDLPEPYCEPFRKMVAHPPVQHRLTWMGGSGARMSGPSAFCSVQGTSGHALHDAGEPMYPPMGYQFQNGRSYSEAVTITWQLRDVPPGLGGFACVPGSHKGKYPTPPGVRSCDDDMGLVKQLVMEAGDVLFFADGSTTHGTTAWKNPIPRRGILIKYSSRSFHRSGGEIVHPWNRWGDDMVEGMTDAHLTVMRGTDRDAREYNVPRLEVKDGEVEVSYERGQALYSGEAPVTPVVEQMRNRADR from the coding sequence ATGGACCGGGAAGCGATGAGCAACGAGGAGAATTACAGCTTTGATGTGGCAGGTTATTTGCACATCCCGGGCGTGTTGAACCGAGGTGAGGTGAAGGCGCTGAATGAGGCGCTGGACAAAGGGGGGGAGAGTGAGGGGATGTTGAGATGGGATTCCCCACTTCGGGATCTGTTTCGGGATTTGATGATTCATCCACAATTGGTGTGGTATTTAAATCAGATTGTGGGCCATGGGTTCCGGCTGGACCGGGAGCCAGAGTTGTTGTGCGATGAGACCTGGGATGTAGAGGCACCTCTGGTGGGGGGCAATGAGCCGAGAAATCCTGCCAGGGCGTACTATTTTCAGAATGGTCGCCGGTATTGCCAGGCGGTGCGGGCGATCTGGGCGCTTGAGGATGTGGAAGAGGGCGATGGTGGTTTTGTGATGGTGCCGTGTACCCACAAGGTGAATGTGGAGACGCCAGAGGACGTGGCTACGGGTGTGGACGATATGGGTCTGACATTCCAGCCGAAGTTGAAGGCCGGGGATCTGTTTCTGGTGGCGGGGACGGTGTTGCAGGGGGTGCGCCCGAGCAAAGGGTCTCGGAGATTGTTGAGCTACGAGTATGTGGGGCGGGCGGCGATTCAGTCTGCCGGGACGGGTCCAATGGTTGCGGAGGATCCCTCTCCAGAGTGGCAGGAGGAGATTAGCCCCGAACAGCGCGCGTCGCTTTACAAGCCGGATTATGCGTATTCGACGCCTCCGCCGGTGATTGTGACGGATGGTGAGACGGTAAAAATAGATGAATCGCGAGAGGTGTTTCATCCCTCGATTTACAGCCGGGACCCCAATTCCAATATCGAAGAAAAAGAGTTCTATTTTTGGGAATTGAACGGGTATTTGATTCTCAAAGGGGTGATGGACGAGGAGTGGTTGGAGAAGGCGAATGAGGCGGTTGACAAGTTTGAGGATCAGATTGTGGTGCAGGAAGAATTGTCGCGGGGGTCGAAGAGTTTGGCGGGCACGGGGCGTCCGGTGCTGGGCGGTTTGCTGGATCTTCCTGAGCCGTATTGCGAGCCGTTTCGGAAGATGGTGGCTCACCCGCCTGTGCAACACAGGTTGACGTGGATGGGCGGGAGCGGCGCGCGAATGAGTGGTCCGTCGGCGTTTTGTTCGGTTCAGGGGACGTCTGGCCATGCGCTGCACGATGCCGGGGAACCGATGTATCCGCCGATGGGCTATCAGTTTCAGAATGGGCGGAGCTATTCGGAGGCGGTGACGATTACATGGCAGTTGCGGGATGTTCCGCCCGGTCTTGGCGGGTTTGCCTGTGTTCCGGGTTCTCACAAGGGGAAATACCCGACGCCGCCGGGCGTGCGGTCCTGCGACGATGACATGGGGCTGGTGAAGCAGTTGGTGATGGAGGCGGGAGATGTGCTGTTTTTTGCCGATGGCTCGACGACGCATGGCACCACGGCGTGGAAGAATCCCATCCCGCGGCGAGGGATTTTAATCAAATACTCGTCGCGGAGTTTTCACCGCAGCGGCGGGGAAATCGTGCATCCGTGGAACCGCTGGGGCGACGATATGGTGGAGGGTATGACGGACGCGCATTTGACCGTGATGCGCGGTACGGATCGGGATGCACGAGAATACAATGTGCCCCGGCTGGAGGTGAAGGATGGCGAGGTGGAGGTTTCCTACGAACGGGGGCAGGCACTTTATAGCGGCGAAGCGCCAGTGACGCCGGTGGTTGAACAGATGCGGAATAGAGCAGACCGTTAG